The segment agtccagCACAGTCAACGTCAACTGGTGGTCCCTGGGCCATATACAGCCCGTAAGCTCATTTTATACGGCCGCAAAGTATTCAGTTCTTCATAGAGAAAttgcttttttctgtgtgtgtatgagaaTGCAGTGTTAATGTTGAGTTCTGATTCTCTGctaaaatttgctaaagaagctgaatctTAGTTGAACCAGAACTCTAgcataaagctaaaagtagcagaacgatAGCTAGAAAGTGGCATTAGAAGACAAAAGTGGAGCTAATATGCTAAGCTGATTTCTAAAAgtacaatgtttttgaaggaattgaagagatctcagttcATGTCTATGGGGAAAAAGATTTGtaattaaagttacaaaaaccaaaagtcacagcaccaatctccctgaatgagctgaatgttttgatacaccaatggctaaaatagcacaaagtatccAGGAGTAGTTTAGGTGccaatgctgactcagcattcagacagCTCCACAGGACATGGGGATCATGTAGCCCAGCTCCGAATAACCGGAGAGCCTTAACCAATCAGAGAGCTTGATTATGCCTGATTAGCTCCGGAAACACGGCAGGGAGAAGAAGTGCAGCTGagttcctaaaaataaaaaaacaaaacaaaagccaagtGGTTTGGAAACAGACGTCGACGGTATGTTATCTCTctggaaaataaaaggaagttgGCGAATGTCGTTCGTTCGTGGTGACAGAAGCAGCCGAGTCTCTGATTGTTCCGAGGTTCCTTTGTGCTGCAGGAGCTGGCCGACGAGCTGGCCCTGGTGGACGTGGTGGAGGACAAGCTGAAAGGAGAGATGATGGACCTGCTGCACGGCAGCCTTTTCCTCAAAACCCCCAAAATAGTTGCAGACAAAGGTGACTCCAGATCCCGGAACTGCCAGGAAACCCTTTTGATAACATAACTTCATGATTTCCAGTTAACTTTACTGTGCACAAGTTTCTTTTACATCGCTGAAGACTCCTACAGCGCCTTTGTGGcactttgcttttctgtttaagaTACAGAAACAGAATAAGGAGTCAATATTTTTGATCCTTAAAGTTGTAAAAGACACTAAAAGAAatggaatgaaacaaaaaaggctgtgTGGTGAATCAGGTTAAGCAAACCCAACACGCAGTTTggaatctcactgggctgtgaccgCTGGAGACTAGTCggtgatttaaaattaaaagataatAGATAAATTATCAGCTGGAGTCTCCCTTGATTTATGAGAGACTGTGACCAGAGAATCATGCGGCTGTATTTTGTGCAGAGAATCCCAGTTTATTGTCATGTTCACGACTTGCAGAACAGTATTCTGTACCGTGCacgttattttttcttcttcttcgtatTAGTCTCCTCGGCAAACGTAGCAGCCCAGTGAGAGACTGACTTAAAGGCATTCAGCATTGTCATTTCCAGAGATTCTTTATTGCTGCGCGGAAGCAGATTTTctgcaaaaagagcaaaagatcCAACATTTAGAAGCTATTTGGTCTCAGTATTTATCAGTAAAAACCTGAAATTGACCCCAAGGTGTGAACAAACGCACTGACTTGTCTGTCTTCCCTCAGACTACTCGGTAACAGCTAACTCCCGCATCGTTATCGTGACGGCCGGAGTCCGCCAGCAGGAGGGAGAGAGCCGGCTCAACCTCGTCCAGCGAAACGTCAACATATTCAAACACATCGTCCCCCAGATTGTCCGCTACAGCCCCGACTGCATCATCATTGTTGTTTCTAACCCAGGTTGTGTCCGTCACTGGTTTCCTACTCTCACACCCAGGTCGGCGTTCACCTGTAACCCTGCTGACGTTTCTCCTAACAGTCGATGTTCTGACCTACGTCACCTGGAAGCTGAGCGGCCTCCCCAAGCACCGCGTCATCGGCAGCGGCACCAACTTGGACTCTGCGCGGTTCCGCTTCCTGATGGCTGACAAGCTGGGAATCCACTCCAGCAGCTTCAACGGCTGGATCCTGGGAGAGCACGGAGACACCAGCGGTGAGGATTCGCAGATCGAGTCGCCGACAAGCGGTGGCGTGAGCTGTGCCCGCGTGTGTTGACGTGTCGGTCGCtgcgttgtgtgtgtgtatgttagtGCCTGTGTGGAGCGGAACGAACGTGGCTGGGGTCAACCTGCAGACCCTAAACCCAAACATCGGCACTGAATTTGACGAGGAGAACTGGAAGGAGACTCACAAGATGGTGGTGGACAGGTAGGCCGGAGGTCACAGAGGGAGGACATTCTGCTTCCTCAAAGGGTCACAGTGTTACAGAATGACACGGCCTATTAGACTACAGCTTCATGATCAAATCtgtcaaaagaaataaatcataatTTCACTCATTTGTCACATAGCTGTATCTAGTTTTTGGAGTTTTGGTCAGAAAAGCAGATCTTTAATTAATAActgttgtttgtatttctgaCGTATCACTAATGTGAGCGTTGTCACCACCTACTGGTGCAAAGTAAGTATTACAGCATTTTTGGTATAAACTAAATGATGGCAGGgggacattaaaaaaaacaatatttcaggTAGTTTAGACAGGCCCTTAGTCTGTAAGGGTCCtatcacatgaaaacacaatcCTGGTTTTCAGAAGTCAGTCCTGAATAGTTGTCAAATCAAAGTTTACATCTATAGCACTttgaaaaaaactaagaaactaTCTTAGTTGGCCAAAATGCTGTAcgtaatataaaaaatacaatctaTATTTAGTAACTCAGTTATAGCCACATAAGCAAAGCTAAGTTTAGTTTCTACTTTTCCACTGTGGACCACATAACACTtttgtttattgattaaaataataaagcttttaCAACTTTAGACTGTTTAGTATTTAGTCATCTCTTTGTCCTGTTGGTGTGAAATTAAAAGCTAACGGTAACAACACATTAgcttggtttaaaaacaaaaaaaaaaacacttgcatggaaaataatgtttgtcAGATAGCTGGTGTACATAAAGACTCTCGTCTTTACTCTTCTGGCCAGCAGCACACAGTTTAGTATGATTTGCTTGTCGCTTTGACAGTTTGATGTTAAAGTTAGCagtgaggaaataaaactgGTTGGGCTGTAAGATGGCTGCCTGTTCTTTGACACGATGCACCTAGCTAGCTTCCAGACAGACGACACACGTGTCAGTGTGCTGGGACTGCAACAGCCGCTGTGTGGTCAGCGGGGAAAACCCTATAAATCAGAACACGTTGTTTTTTCCTGCCTATGATTAAAAGTTACGTGCTAGCGTGACATCCCTGTGGCACCGTGCGCTCATTACGCCCTGCGTTGTGTGTTCCTCAGCGCCTACGAGGTGATCAAGCTGAAGGGTTACACCAACTGGGCCATCGGTCTGAGCGTGGCCGACTTGACGGAGAGCCTCATGAGGAACATGAACAGAATTCATCCGGTCTCCACCATGgtgaaggtaaaaataaaaattcattcattctgcACATCAAGTTTCACACAAATCAGGATTGAATGAAACTAACATCCTTTGAATTTGTGCTTGCTAAgctttattagctgtggcggccatcttgatttagactgaccccaaaagttaatcggttgtagatgtacatccagtgattatctTCTGAGGTTCATTCAGATCCGTCCAgcggttaatgagatattttgctaacagaggcacacacacaaacacacagtcatcaccctgcctttcatggcagtgggtGATGACTCGATGTGCCATTGTTAATTATAAATCTCTAAAAAGGTCTTTTACGCttaaaccacacacacataagtgttttgtttctgactggAAGTCATGTGACACACTTTTGTGTTTAGGTCTAATAAGTTCCTAGTAGCTTTGgttccagttctttttttttttgtctcttttgtcaGATTATAAAGTTGCCTTTTCAGGCCCTCATTTTAACAGGGAAAAGTCTGCATTTAccaaacatttaacaaataaacatttgggtttttttttttttttttttttttNNNNNNNNNNNNNNNNNNNNNNNNNNNNNNNNNNNNNNNNNNNNNNNNNNNNNNNNNNNNNGGGGGGGGGGTAAAGTAATAGTTGTACATCTCCCATTaatcaccttttttaaaatatcacccTAAAAATGAGCGTTTAGTGAGCGACGGTCTGCCTCCGCAGGGCATGTATGGGATCAGCGACGAGGTGTACCTGAGTCTGCCCTGCGTGTTGAACGGCGGCGGCGTGGCCAGCGTGGTCAACATGAGCCTGACGGACGACGAGGTCAGCCAGCTGCAGGCCAGCGCCAGCACTCTGTGGGACATCCAGAAGGACCTGAGGGACGTCTAACCCCGCCGCAGCAAGAGTAGCTAGTCCCCTGCAGCACCGTCACGAACGCCACGCAGCTCCGCCTCCTGCTCCTCGGCTCCTCCTCCCGTCAGATCAGGCCGCGGGCGTCAGTTCGTACGCTTGGTGCAGAGGAGGCGAACTGGTTGGGACGATTCGGTGTGTGTGGagccgtgtgtgtgtggcccGTGTTGCTctgatgtgaaataaaacatcttcacTGGGGCTCAGTGTCAGTTCTTCACAGGTGTTCTGTAAATATGACGGCCTAGCAGTCTTTGGAGGgattgttttggtcaaacctcgaaaataacaTTATCCACAATCATATCATATTGCAGGATGTCGTGGTCAGAGTATGTGCTACTGACGCACCAAAGTTTAGCttggtatctgtaaaattcaccgggttgtagccatttttgtgttggctaacactgattagctgcggtggccatcttgacttggactgattccaaaagttaatcagttgtagatgtgcgtctgatgattattttctaatttttttataaaaatatgtcTTGTGGTTTGcaagatatgttgctaacagacaaacagggttaaccccaacagttaatgctaaagttttaagcaaatactttatgcaatgagtagcacttcaAGTATGTGTTGTGCCAGACTCTGAGCAAAacccacaccaaatctgagcacgatatctgtaaaactgactaaattgtagccatttttgtgtctacCAAggtagttggctgtggcggccatcttcaattgaactggcttcaaaagttaatcagttataaatgtccttttaacggttatttcctgaaagtttcattaaaatccattcagtggttcaggagatattttgctaacagaccaattTGACTCCatgtagttaatggcaaagtttcgAACAAAGCTCTGTTAGGGCTCAGAACACGtgttgggatcagtctcagctactaccacgtcgtatttcagctcaatgtctCTGAAATTACCTGGGCtatgaccatttttgtgtcttttaaggtcggttgactgtggcggccatcttgaacgagGTGGATTCTGAAGGTTAGTCAGATGTGGACACGCATCGAGCGATTAGATTCTGCAGAGCTTTGTAAAATccgtccggtggttcatgaaatattttagcaACGCTCACAGGAAGTGGGTAAAAACGTTAAAACGTGTTTCTTACTCCCAGCCTTCAGGTACTCCTGGAActaacccccccacccctccgtCTGACCCTGACGTGACTCCTTCAGCGACGGCGGTGAAGACAGCTCGATGACGCCCGGCTGATCGTTGGTGTTAATCACTTCATGGTGTGAATGAGGGAGTGACAGAATCGTTGCCTGCAgctatgtttttattcttctttttatttgacaagCACAACACGAAGGAAACTGCTTCAGGCTCATGACGGCACTGGTCACGACattaaaacacagcagcttcCTGGTGTAGTTTAAATGATGAGACTCGAACGGCAACAGGTCCACGTGGGAGGTCAAACAATGAGACGGTCCGGTCACGGCTTCGGGCGACGGTTTGAATTCAGTTCTCGGTGGTTTCTGCCTCCGCCTGAGGAAGGAAAGTGACAAAAACCTGAAACGATGGTCAGccagaggtggtggtggtgaggaTCTTTAGGGTTTTACCTCCCTCCGCAGTTCGCTGAATTAGCTCCAAAAGGCCAAAGAAAGCAGAAGACGGTCTCGGTCCTTCGCTCATCCGGTTGTAATTCACTGGAGAGGAGCAGAGTGGAGAGTactgggttttaaaaaataaaaataataaaagctggGAGGAGAAGAACTAGTTTGACTTAGTTTTCATCTTTGAGAGCCGACTTTTAAATCTGTTGTGGTGAATACCTGCAGGTCGGATCAGAAACTTCAACAGAAATCCTCTAGACGCCACCTTCTTTTTGAAGGACGAATGCGGGGAACATTGATGTATATTAATACATATTAATACATATCAATGGTGGGGAAAGGCCTGATGAGATGAAGTCAAACTTgacggaaaaaaaacaaccagattcAGCCAACAGTGAATTTAAGCTCACtgtggtgatttatttttttgtttgtttctttacctTCTATTTAATTGTGGCAtcttaaaaaaagatgcataaacAGCCGCATGTTAATGTGACTGATAAAGaaggagaaatagtttaaaagcaaaagtgaaaaataaaccaagttggggttttttttataaataatcatGAGTCCAAATCAGAAGACAGATTTCCATTCCTGTACTTCCCTGATAACACTGATaggtttttcttctctctttttgctcttttattaCTGATCAAGACGTCAAACCTGTGCTTATCAATGAAAAAAGACAGTAAATGATCAAAGATTTGTTACTAAAGCCATTCATGATGATGAACAGGTTTTCTGACAAGTCATCTTCTGTCTGTAAAAGAAGGATCGAACCTGAGCTGCTGCCCACCTGAGCTCAGCGCCTCCTGCCTGCCGCTGCGCTCCAACACTGAGCCGTGGCCCTTTGCAACACATCGACACTCGGGTCAGGTGGGCTCAGGACCTGAGCTCCGACGGGTCAGTGTGAGCGTGCTCTTACGTGCTCCCTTCAGGTACAGCATCGCCTGCGGGGTCCAGCTTCTCCTCTGCcggacaaacagaaaacagggtCCGTCAGTTCACGTTCGTCTCGGCTCTGAGCACGAGGACACGATTGGGGCGGGCTGGCGTCACCTGTGGAGCGGTCCAGCACTGGGACGCCAGCGACACCAGCAGCAGGAGGGCCACTTTCACAGACATCGTCGAATCCTGCAAGAGAACGTCGCGCGTTAAACCTTTACTGGGGGGGGTCTGTAGCGCCTGACGAACCACTGAAgacaagtttgttttaaatcattaagTTCTTCGTCTGGACCAGCCTGCTGCGGggtctttgctaacagacacacaaaccaacctaaaacagaacctcctcggtggagggaacaaaagggtcacatgtaggagcagagagaaggttttaACTAGGGGGTTacctgtgatgttgacctttgaccccacaaaCCTTGAAATCATCAGGCATCATctctgacccatgaggtgtccagctgtgcagtttgacgttcctacattacacagctgcagagttagagcaacTAGGTGAGCTGTgaggttgacctttgaccccatggtcttgaaatcagtggtgatcacctctgacctcagagGTGTCCGTGCCGTTTTCATTGTCCATTACATGGTcgcatagttagagcacaaggccacctgtgacctttgacctttgagcCAGTtcccttgaaatcaacagtgatcaccctcgacctatgaggtgtccagctggagtttctgttatacagctgcagagttagaacacggactgatctgtgacctttgacctttgatcaAAATGTGATCTCTTTCTTCCTTGTagcatgtttgacatttccagaaaatgtcataaaaatctgtttataactTATTAAGgaatcttgtccacagacagacgtTACCGGAAACAACCTCCTTGGAGGAGCTAATCAAGTTATAATTCTGTCTAAGAACGTCTACAAACGACTTCCAAACCTCCTTGGAGCTCCTCTCGGCTGCACCCAGGTGTCTAGTGAAAGGCAGCGCAGTGTGTTTTCAAATGAGCTGGAAATTAGGCAGATAAGTAAATGAATGGGTACGTTAATAGATCGATAACCTTAAGATGACCCGGATGTTCAGCAGATAAAAGTCCAACAATAAAGAGATGTGTCAGAAAATGAAATGGCTCCACAAGAGAGTTACAAGACAAAAGCTTGAAGGTTTCAGATCTCATTTCCAGGAtgttaaaaacttgaaaatgcGACGTATaagaatatatttgttttgtctcggagtcagacacacagaaaccaacagcagtttctttttcaggttttaactCTGACTTTTTGGACCCTAAAATGCAGCAGCTGATCGACAAAAACCCGAAAAGCAACAAGTTCTTTACGTAGAAATGAACAACATAGAACAACACATAAAAACCAGGCAACTTTGGCTAAGGAACATCCAAACGTGccataaacactgtttttggtacattttaaatttgaatttctcTGTGAATCCTCAGCAGAAGTAAACAGCAAACATACACTCACCTCTACCATAAGAAAgacataaataatattaataatattaatgataaCTCACCCGTTGTGTGTCTCAGTTCTGCTCTGACACTGATCCTCGTCAGTCAACACCCAGCCTAGTCTGCAGCCTCAGTGATGGGGCTGATGGGTAATTTGTTTCCATCCTAACTACAGCTCCGGCTGACGGAgtgacagctgctgctgaggctgtctttctctctctctctctctctctctctgttagCCACGGGGAGACGTTTGAACTTTTGGAGCCTCTCGCCGACAGCAGGGCATCTTTACGCAGGATGACGGCTCTGATAAGACTTTCTGAATGAGTGGTGTGTGGGAGAAGATGCCTGCTGGGGGGGTGGAGGCCCCGAGGAGGAGGCAAAGGGCTTCTGATGGGGTCCGGGAGAAGCTGCAGCATGTCTGGGAAAGCTGGGAGGTTTGGAgtgatctgcaaatctcataaagctGCGTTTTAGCCACAGTGGAAACATGAACATACGGAATGATTAAAGCTATAAATGCAAGAGGGGCGAATAGGAACCGgctggaggagctttttgcaactaattagggtaattgtcaacaggtcagtaagagggctgggtataaaaagagcatttttagagaggctgagtctattagaagtaaagatgggcagaggttcgcCAGTCTGTGATAAAACTGCAcctaaaaatagaagaaaagcTCCACAATGAAGTTCCTCCGTGGAAACTTGGGAGGCAGAGACGACCAGATGCCAGCTGGGGTTAAAAATGGTTCATTTCTCCAGgcagcctaaccctaaccccctGTTGGTCAACGGTTTGAGACGAATAATGAAAAATACGAGTTTACAGTCAACGTTCTTAGAATTGTACAATGTTTAAAATTGGTTTCTAAGGTACTGGAGCAACTATAGTTTTTAATCTAATAAATTCATATTTGACAAACCTCAGAGGTGACTTGTGTTCTGTTAAATCTTACCAGTGGCATCAGCtgctattttttgtgtgtgttcaatttattgaattatttagttttcaaggtttttgtttCCAGGTTTTCATCAGAAAACATCACAGGGgtgaaaaaaactcaaaagttAAAGAgatgtttcagcttcttgaacgtttctttctttctttcaggtcCACGTGCCATGCGCGACACTACAaagcgcgactataactgagcctttaCACTTCTGGAAGGGTaccattaatgcagaaaagtttatacaggttttagaacaacttGTGCTCCTGTCCAGATgacgtctttttcagggaaggccttgcatatttcagcaagaagatgttaaaccacagactgcatccattacaacagcatggcttcatagtagaagagtccaggtgacCATcaagcctgttatcagcactcagttcaaaagcctgcttctctgatggtatgggggtgcattaatgTCTACGGCATGGGAAGTTcgcacatctggaaaggcaccatcaatgaagaaaagtacatacaggttttagaacatctgctcccGTCCAGATGATGTCTTTTTCAGAGAAGGTTTTGCATATTTCAGtaagacaatgttaaaccacagactgcatccagTCCATAGAAGAGTAGATTTTCATTCTGCAAATCTACATTTTCATCTGACACCAAGAAGTTAGAGAGCTGGTAGATTCGGAATAAAACTGGTCTCTGGAGCAGAAGAATACCAAGCCAGTTTAGAAAAAGACACACTTTATTGCAAGTATGCACTtacaaaagttacaataaaaattACAGTATAAATGtctgcaatatttttttttcacaacagttTAGATTTCTGTAAAGTTCAAAGTTCCAAAAAACATTGAACAGAAACGATTCAGGAtcgcaaaaaaaaataaacgctCCCaggcacaaagtctgcagaaccGGATTCTGTTAAAGGGATCACGACCCCTCCGACATGTCCCCGTGGTCCCAAACGTTCAGTCCACAGTCATCACAAAGGAACGCTCCTTAAATAACATCAAATcgaatcaaataaaaacacctgtgCTGTTGATCCACAAACACGTCTGCCTCTTTTCTGCGGGAATGGGTTTCAGTGGAAACGATCAAAATATAAAGTCACAATTAGAAACCATGATAAATAGTGGAGCGGTCCCCTTGTGCGCTCGCGGCTTTGTGTTATACCATGGCGTTGCTCTCACCGATTTTGTCCACCAGCTGAAAGAGAAGGACAGTAGTTATTTACAAGTACAACTGCGTCCTAATGTTTTAATCAGTACCAAACAGTGCTTCACACAAGACTTACAGCACTGATCCCTGGTAAGCTGAGCAACGATCCAAGCACAGGAACTCGCCTGATGAAGCCGACCGCCACCGGGAAGAATCCCCTGGAAGCAGAGAAGGGCAACAGTTTAGGATGCGAGGACTCACGGTGGGCGCCGGGTCAAAACGAGGCAC is part of the Kryptolebias marmoratus isolate JLee-2015 linkage group LG11, ASM164957v2, whole genome shotgun sequence genome and harbors:
- the ldhbb gene encoding L-lactate dehydrogenase B-B chain isoform X1, translated to MLITCWCLYLTARSFAEQSKYCCCLCVWLQCGFKVNPAERSSFRMASIVQKLITPLVSGPPEPPRNKVTVVGVGQVGMACAVSILLRELADELALVDVVEDKLKGEMMDLLHGSLFLKTPKIVADKDYSVTANSRIVIVTAGVRQQEGESRLNLVQRNVNIFKHIVPQIVRYSPDCIIIVVSNPVDVLTYVTWKLSGLPKHRVIGSGTNLDSARFRFLMADKLGIHSSSFNGWILGEHGDTSVPVWSGTNVAGVNLQTLNPNIGTEFDEENWKETHKMVVDSAYEVIKLKGYTNWAIGLSVADLTESLMRNMNRIHPVSTMVKGMYGISDEVYLSLPCVLNGGGVASVVNMSLTDDEVSQLQASASTLWDIQKDLRDV
- the ldhbb gene encoding L-lactate dehydrogenase B-B chain isoform X3, whose protein sequence is MASIVQKLITPLVSGPPEPPRNKVTVVGVGQVGMACAVSILLRELADELALVDVVEDKLKGEMMDLLHGSLFLKTPKIVADKDYSVTANSRIVIVTAGVRQQEGESRLNLVQRNVNIFKHIVPQIVRYSPDCIIIVVSNPVDVLTYVTWKLSGLPKHRVIGSGTNLDSARFRFLMADKLGIHSSSFNGWILGEHGDTSVPVWSGTNVAGVNLQTLNPNIGTEFDEENWKETHKMVVDSAYEVIKLKGYTNWAIGLSVADLTESLMRNMNRIHPVSTMVKGMYGISDEVYLSLPCVLNGGGVASVVNMSLTDDEVSQLQASASTLWDIQKDLRDV
- the ldhbb gene encoding L-lactate dehydrogenase B-B chain isoform X2, with product MLITCWCLYLTARSFAEQTFRMASIVQKLITPLVSGPPEPPRNKVTVVGVGQVGMACAVSILLRELADELALVDVVEDKLKGEMMDLLHGSLFLKTPKIVADKDYSVTANSRIVIVTAGVRQQEGESRLNLVQRNVNIFKHIVPQIVRYSPDCIIIVVSNPVDVLTYVTWKLSGLPKHRVIGSGTNLDSARFRFLMADKLGIHSSSFNGWILGEHGDTSVPVWSGTNVAGVNLQTLNPNIGTEFDEENWKETHKMVVDSAYEVIKLKGYTNWAIGLSVADLTESLMRNMNRIHPVSTMVKGMYGISDEVYLSLPCVLNGGGVASVVNMSLTDDEVSQLQASASTLWDIQKDLRDV